Genomic window (Pyramidobacter porci):
GCAAACCCGTAAGCGGCAAAATCGCCCGTCGAAGTCGAAATCTCGCCGACCAGCACCTCCTCCGCGGCGAACGCCGGGAACGCGAACATCGCAACTGCCAAAATAATCGATAGGAACTTTTTCACGCTGGCACCTCCATTTTTAAATATAAAATTTGTTACGTGAAAATCTTAACATAACTTATCTTTCGAAGCAAGTTATTTTTATGCAGCGAATATTATAGAAACACGCCGTGTTTATCGTTTTTTTGCTCCTGATTGGATTATTCTCGTTTTGCTGGAAGCACAACTCAAGGCATGAGATTTCGGCAATATGCGCGACAACAGAAAGACTTCCCCCGGGACGGCGAAGACCGTCCGTTTCCGCCGCGAACGTTTGACAAAGCGCCGCCGATGATTTATCGTCAAAAGAACAAAAAACTCTTGATTCTTTCTCATAGCAAAGGAGACGCCATGGACACGAAAAAATGCGCCGTGCTGCTGCGGGCCGTTGAAAGCGGTTCGCTGACCACCGCCGCCGAAGAGCTTGGCTACACTCCGTCGGGCGTGAGCCGCATCATCGCTTCGCTGGAAAAAGAGGCCGGTTTCCCGCTGCTGCGCCGCAACCATACCGGCGTCAGCCTGACGCGCGAGGGCGAGCCGCTGGTGCCCGTTCTGCGCGAGTTGGTGCGCACCGCCGGACAGTTCGCCGAAACGTCCGCCCAAATTCGCGGCGTCGAATGCGGCAGCGTCACCGTCGGGGCGGCGTACGGCGTTTATTATCCGCTGCTGGCCCGTCTTGTGGCCGAGTTCGGGCGGCTTCATCCCGGCATCGCCGTCTCCATCGCCGAGGGGTTAAGCAGCGATCTGGCCGCCATGGTCGAAGAGGGACGCGCCGACTTCTGCGTCATCAGCCGGCGCGAGGGCAGCTTCCAGTGGACGCCGCTTTGCAACGACAAGCTGGTCGTCTGGGTGCCCGCGGGGCACTGGTCTGTCGCCCGCGGCGCCTTTCCCGCCGAGGCGTTCGCCAGCGAACCCTACATCGAAATGTATCCCGGCCGCGAGAGCGACAACTCGCGCTATTTCGCCGTCCACGGCATCACGGCCGCGGCGCGCTGCTCCACCTCCGAGGTCAGCGCCGCCTTCGCCATGGTCGAAGCCGGTCTCGGCGTGGCGCTGATGAAC
Coding sequences:
- a CDS encoding LysR family transcriptional regulator, translating into MDTKKCAVLLRAVESGSLTTAAEELGYTPSGVSRIIASLEKEAGFPLLRRNHTGVSLTREGEPLVPVLRELVRTAGQFAETSAQIRGVECGSVTVGAAYGVYYPLLARLVAEFGRLHPGIAVSIAEGLSSDLAAMVEEGRADFCVISRREGSFQWTPLCNDKLVVWVPAGHWSVARGAFPAEAFASEPYIEMYPGRESDNSRYFAVHGITAAARCSTSEVSAAFAMVEAGLGVALMNGILQRPASPRVASVPLDPPESVKIGLAWPKEEFLSPAARTFAAFARGEFLKNRRLP